The following coding sequences lie in one Streptomyces albofaciens JCM 4342 genomic window:
- the arc gene encoding proteasome ATPase: MAAHDDDINRGIRPGRGSDDPAGQVAYLEQEIAVLRRKLADSPRHTRILEERIVELQTNLAGVSAQNERLANTLREARDQIVALKEEVDRLAQPPAGFGVFLQANEDGTADIFTGGRKLRVNVSPSVDLDELRRGQEVMLNEALNVVEAMEYENAGDIVTLKEILEDGERALVIGHTDEERVVRLAEPLLDTTIRPGDALLLEPRSGYVYEVIPKSEVEELVLEEVPDIDYTKIGGLGGQIELIRDAVELPYLYPDLFKEHELRPPKGVLLYGPPGCGKTLIAKAVANSLAKKVAEVTGKPAGKSFFLNIKGPELLNKYVGETERHIRLVFQRAREKASEGTPVIVFFDEMDSLFRTRGSGVSSDVENTIVPQLLSEIDGVEGLENVIVIGASNREDMIDPAILRPGRLDVKIKIERPDAEAAKDIFSKYLTERLPLHADDLSEHGGVRSAAVSAMIQSVVEQMYAESEENRFLEVTYANGDKEVLYFKDFNSGAMIENIVGRAKKMAIKAFLEHNQKGLRVSHLLQACVDEFKENEDLPNTTNPDDWARISGKKGERIVYIRTLVTGKQGADTGRSIDTVANTGQYL; the protein is encoded by the coding sequence GTGGCAGCCCACGACGACGACATCAACCGCGGCATCCGGCCGGGGCGGGGGTCTGACGACCCTGCCGGCCAGGTTGCCTATCTCGAGCAGGAGATCGCCGTCCTGCGACGCAAGCTCGCCGACTCTCCGCGTCACACGAGGATTCTCGAAGAGCGGATCGTCGAGCTGCAGACCAACCTGGCCGGCGTTTCGGCACAGAACGAGCGACTCGCCAACACACTGCGCGAGGCGCGCGACCAGATCGTCGCCCTCAAGGAGGAGGTCGACCGGCTGGCGCAGCCGCCGGCCGGCTTCGGCGTCTTCCTGCAGGCGAACGAGGACGGCACGGCCGACATCTTCACCGGAGGCCGAAAACTCCGGGTGAACGTCAGCCCGAGCGTCGACCTCGACGAGCTGCGGCGTGGCCAGGAGGTCATGCTGAACGAGGCGCTCAACGTGGTCGAGGCCATGGAGTACGAGAACGCCGGGGACATCGTCACCCTCAAGGAGATCCTGGAGGACGGCGAGCGCGCCCTGGTGATCGGGCACACCGACGAGGAGCGGGTGGTGAGGCTCGCCGAGCCGCTGCTGGACACCACCATCCGCCCCGGCGACGCCCTACTCCTGGAACCGCGCTCCGGCTACGTCTACGAGGTCATCCCCAAGAGCGAGGTCGAAGAGCTCGTCCTCGAAGAGGTTCCGGACATCGACTACACGAAGATCGGCGGTCTGGGCGGCCAGATCGAACTGATCCGCGACGCGGTCGAGCTTCCGTACCTGTACCCGGACCTCTTCAAGGAGCACGAACTGCGCCCGCCCAAGGGCGTGTTGCTCTACGGACCGCCCGGCTGCGGCAAGACGCTGATCGCCAAGGCGGTCGCCAACTCGCTCGCCAAGAAGGTCGCCGAGGTGACCGGCAAGCCGGCGGGGAAGAGCTTCTTCCTCAACATCAAGGGCCCCGAGCTGCTGAACAAGTACGTCGGCGAGACGGAGCGGCACATCCGTCTGGTCTTCCAGCGGGCCCGGGAGAAGGCGAGCGAGGGCACTCCCGTCATCGTCTTCTTCGACGAGATGGACTCCCTCTTCCGCACCCGCGGATCCGGGGTCAGCTCGGACGTGGAGAACACCATCGTCCCGCAGCTGCTCTCCGAGATCGACGGTGTGGAGGGCCTGGAGAACGTCATCGTCATCGGCGCCTCCAACCGCGAGGACATGATCGACCCGGCGATCCTGCGCCCCGGCCGGCTGGACGTGAAGATCAAGATCGAGCGTCCGGACGCCGAGGCCGCCAAGGACATCTTCTCGAAGTACCTCACCGAGCGGCTGCCGCTGCACGCCGACGACCTCAGCGAGCACGGCGGGGTCCGCTCGGCCGCGGTCAGCGCGATGATCCAGTCGGTTGTCGAGCAGATGTACGCGGAGTCCGAGGAGAACCGCTTCCTGGAGGTCACCTACGCCAATGGTGACAAGGAAGTTCTCTATTTCAAGGACTTCAACTCCGGTGCGATGATCGAAAATATCGTCGGCCGCGCCAAGAAGATGGCCATCAAGGCATTCCTCGAACACAACCAGAAGGGTCTGCGCGTCTCCCACCTGCTCCAGGCGTGCGTGGACGAGTTCAAGGAGAACGAGGACCTGCCCAACACCACCAACCCGGACGACTGGGCCCGCATCTCCGGCAAGAAGGGCGAGCGGATCGTCTACATCCGCACCCTGGTCACCGGCAAGCAGGGCGCGGACACCGGTCGCTCCATCGACACGGTGGCGAATACCGGCCAATACCTGTAA
- the dop gene encoding depupylase/deamidase Dop — MTVRRVMGIETEYGISVPGHPNANAMLTSSQVVNAYAAAMHRARRARWDFEEENPLRDARGFDLARENADASQLTDEDIGLANVILTNGARLYVDHAHPEYSSPEVTNPRDAVLWDKAGERIMAEAAERAAQVPGAQPIHLYKNNTDNKGASYGTHENYLMKRETPFSDIVRHLTPFFVSRQVFAGAGRVGIGQDGHEHGFQISQRADYFEVEVGLETTLKRPIINTRDEPHSDAEKYRRLHVIIGDANLSEISTYLKLGTTALVLSMIEDGFIAADLAVDQPVRALHQVSHDPTLRHLITLRSGRTLTAVQLQMEYFELARKYVEDRLGADADEQTKDVLARWEDVLGRLEHDPMSLSGELDWVAKRELMEGYRRRDGVEWDAPRLHLVDLQYADVRPDKGLYNRLAARGKMKRLLTDAEVARAAQAPPEDTRAYFRGRCLEQYADDVAAASWDSVIFDLPGRDSLQRVPTLEPLRGTRNHVKELLDRCRTAEDLVRVLSGG, encoded by the coding sequence ATGACCGTACGGCGAGTAATGGGAATCGAGACGGAGTACGGGATCTCCGTCCCCGGCCACCCGAACGCCAATGCCATGCTCACCTCGTCCCAGGTCGTCAACGCCTACGCGGCGGCGATGCACCGGGCGCGACGCGCCCGCTGGGACTTCGAGGAGGAGAACCCGCTGCGGGACGCCCGAGGCTTCGACCTCGCCCGCGAGAACGCCGACGCCAGCCAGCTCACCGACGAGGACATCGGGCTGGCCAACGTGATCCTGACCAACGGGGCACGCCTGTACGTCGACCACGCGCATCCGGAGTACAGCTCGCCGGAGGTCACCAACCCGCGTGACGCGGTGCTCTGGGACAAGGCCGGCGAGCGCATCATGGCCGAGGCCGCCGAGCGCGCCGCCCAGGTGCCCGGCGCCCAGCCCATCCACCTGTACAAGAACAACACCGACAACAAGGGCGCCTCCTACGGCACGCACGAGAACTACCTGATGAAGCGGGAGACGCCGTTCTCCGACATCGTGCGTCACCTGACGCCGTTCTTCGTCTCCCGGCAGGTCTTCGCCGGCGCCGGCCGCGTCGGCATCGGCCAGGACGGCCACGAGCACGGCTTCCAGATCAGCCAGCGCGCGGACTACTTCGAGGTCGAGGTCGGCCTGGAGACGACGCTCAAGCGCCCCATCATCAACACCCGCGACGAGCCGCACTCGGACGCGGAGAAGTACCGCCGGCTGCACGTGATCATCGGGGACGCGAACCTCTCCGAGATCTCCACGTACCTCAAGCTGGGCACCACCGCACTGGTCCTGTCCATGATCGAGGACGGCTTCATCGCCGCGGACCTCGCCGTCGACCAGCCCGTACGCGCTCTCCACCAGGTCTCCCACGACCCGACGCTGCGGCATCTGATCACGCTGCGCAGCGGCCGTACGCTGACCGCCGTACAACTCCAGATGGAGTACTTCGAGCTGGCGCGCAAGTACGTCGAGGACCGGCTCGGCGCGGACGCCGACGAGCAGACCAAGGACGTCCTGGCCCGCTGGGAGGACGTGCTGGGGCGCCTGGAGCACGATCCGATGAGCCTGTCCGGCGAGCTGGACTGGGTGGCCAAGCGGGAGCTGATGGAGGGCTACCGGCGCCGGGACGGCGTGGAGTGGGACGCGCCCCGGCTGCACCTCGTCGACCTCCAGTACGCCGACGTACGGCCCGACAAGGGCCTCTACAACCGGCTGGCGGCCCGCGGCAAGATGAAGCGGCTGCTGACCGACGCCGAGGTCGCGAGGGCGGCACAGGCGCCCCCGGAGGACACCCGGGCGTACTTCCGCGGCCGCTGCCTGGAGCAGTACGCGGACGACGTGGCGGCGGCCTCCTGGGACTCGGTGATCTTCGATCTGCCGGGCCGTGACTCTCTGCAACGGGTACCGACGCTGGAACCGCTGCGCGGCACCCGCAACCACGTCAAGGAGCTGCTCGACCGGTGCCGTACGGCCGAGGACCTGGTGCGGGTCCTTTCCGGAGGGTGA
- a CDS encoding ubiquitin-like protein Pup, whose protein sequence is MATKDTGGGQQKATRSTEEVEEQSQDAQAADDLKERQEKLSDDVDSVLDEIDDVLEENAEDFVRSFVQKGGQ, encoded by the coding sequence ATGGCGACCAAGGACACCGGCGGCGGACAGCAGAAGGCGACGCGTTCGACCGAAGAGGTCGAGGAGCAGTCGCAGGACGCGCAGGCCGCGGACGATCTCAAGGAACGGCAGGAGAAGCTGTCGGACGACGTCGACTCCGTCCTGGACGAGATCGACGACGTGCTGGAGGAGAACGCCGAGGACTTCGTGCGGAGCTTCGTGCAAAAGGGCGGACAGTAA
- the prcB gene encoding proteasome subunit beta, producing the protein MEANTRSTGRLPAAFLTPGSSSFMDFLGEHSPELLPGRRQPLPVQGAVEAPHGTTIVAASFPGGVVLAGDRRATMGNVIAQRDIEKVFPADEYSAVGIAGTAGLAVEMVKLFQLELEHFEKVEGAQLSLEGKANRLSTMIRSNLGMAMQGLAVVPLFAGWDVDRAKGRIFSYDVTGGRSEEHGFAATGSGSLFARGALKKLYRDDLTENQAATAVVQALYDAADDDSATGGPDLARRIYPIVTVITEEGFKRFTEAEVSEIARTIHERRLEQPDGPRAALL; encoded by the coding sequence GTGGAAGCCAACACTCGTAGCACCGGGCGTCTACCAGCTGCCTTCCTGACGCCCGGGTCCTCGTCGTTCATGGACTTCCTCGGGGAGCACTCGCCGGAGCTGCTGCCGGGCCGTCGGCAGCCGCTGCCCGTGCAGGGCGCCGTCGAGGCGCCGCACGGCACGACGATCGTGGCGGCGTCCTTCCCCGGCGGCGTGGTGCTCGCCGGTGACCGCCGCGCGACGATGGGCAACGTCATCGCGCAGCGCGACATCGAGAAGGTCTTCCCGGCCGACGAGTACTCGGCCGTCGGCATCGCCGGTACGGCCGGCCTCGCCGTCGAGATGGTCAAGCTCTTCCAGTTGGAGCTGGAGCACTTCGAGAAGGTCGAGGGCGCCCAACTCTCCCTGGAGGGCAAGGCGAACCGCCTGTCGACGATGATCCGCAGCAATCTCGGGATGGCCATGCAGGGCCTGGCCGTGGTGCCGCTGTTCGCCGGCTGGGACGTGGACCGTGCGAAGGGACGCATCTTCTCGTACGACGTGACCGGCGGGCGCTCGGAGGAGCACGGCTTCGCGGCGACGGGCTCCGGCTCGCTCTTCGCGCGCGGCGCCCTGAAGAAGCTCTACCGCGACGACCTCACGGAGAACCAGGCCGCCACGGCCGTCGTGCAGGCGCTGTACGACGCCGCCGACGACGACTCGGCGACCGGCGGCCCCGACCTGGCGCGCCGGATCTACCCGATCGTCACGGTCATCACCGAAGAGGGCTTCAAGCGGTTCACCGAGGCCGAGGTGTCGGAGATCGCCCGCACCATCCACGAGCGGCGGCTGGAACAGCCCGACGGCCCGCGCGCCGCGCTGCTCTGA
- the prcA gene encoding proteasome subunit alpha, with product MSTPFYVSPQQAMADRAEYARKGIARGRSVVVLQYADGVVFVAENPSRALHKVSEIYDRIAFAAVGKYNEFENLRIGGVRYADLRGYTYDRADVTARGLANVYAQTLGTIFSSAAEKPYEVELIVAEVGNAPEDDQIYRLPHDGSIVDEHGSVAVGGNADQISSYLDQRHRDGMTLGEALKLAVESLSRDNNGGERTLTAEQLEVATLDRTRPQQRKFKRILGRQLSRLLEENGAAASAEGSEAAADESSGSADSEGTSGSESS from the coding sequence GTGTCGACGCCGTTCTATGTCTCACCCCAGCAGGCCATGGCCGACCGCGCCGAGTACGCCCGCAAGGGCATCGCGCGCGGCCGCAGCGTCGTGGTGCTGCAGTATGCCGACGGCGTGGTCTTCGTCGCCGAGAACCCGTCCCGCGCCCTGCACAAGGTCAGCGAGATCTACGACCGGATCGCCTTCGCGGCGGTCGGCAAGTACAACGAGTTCGAGAACCTGCGCATCGGCGGCGTGCGCTACGCCGACCTGCGCGGCTATACCTACGACCGGGCGGACGTGACCGCCCGCGGCCTCGCCAATGTCTACGCCCAGACCCTCGGTACGATCTTCTCCAGCGCCGCCGAGAAGCCGTACGAGGTCGAGCTGATCGTCGCGGAGGTGGGCAACGCCCCCGAGGACGACCAGATCTACCGCCTGCCGCACGACGGATCGATCGTGGACGAGCACGGTTCGGTCGCGGTCGGCGGCAACGCCGATCAGATCAGCAGCTACCTCGATCAGCGGCACCGCGACGGCATGACGCTCGGCGAGGCGCTCAAGCTGGCCGTCGAGTCGCTCTCGCGCGACAACAACGGCGGTGAACGCACTCTGACCGCCGAGCAGTTGGAGGTCGCCACCCTCGACCGTACGCGCCCGCAGCAGCGCAAGTTCAAGCGCATCCTGGGCCGTCAGCTGTCCCGGCTGCTGGAGGAGAACGGCGCCGCGGCGTCCGCAGAGGGCTCCGAGGCGGCCGCGGACGAGTCGTCGGGCTCCGCGGATTCCGAGGGCACGTCCGGTTCCGAGAGCTCGTAA
- a CDS encoding LacI family DNA-binding transcriptional regulator produces MTAHEQPTSARPGTAAGSRVTSRDVARAAGVSQAAVSLVLGDKWRGRVSPHKAESVRAAARDLGYRPNLAARSLRMGRTRTALLVVPALTTEYFARVYTGAARVAADHDFGVVLYPSPEGIGPARDPFASARSALDGVIAAAMATDALAALRGEELPLVMLDSDPDDPGATATVNLDIADGVRRLAAHLLGLGHRRITHLAAAVDSWTFHVRSATLAEALRGVPDAEVRTEPAALSVDGGLRAAHAALTGPGPRPTALLCDDDLVAAGACKAARRLGLRVPEDLSVTGLDDLALSRAVEPELTTVRLPAEEVGAAGMHALMAALEGRPPTPVSLPVELVVRGSTGPVP; encoded by the coding sequence GTGACCGCCCACGAGCAGCCGACATCCGCCCGCCCCGGCACCGCCGCCGGGTCCCGCGTCACCAGCCGGGACGTCGCCCGCGCCGCCGGGGTCTCGCAGGCCGCCGTCTCGCTCGTCCTCGGCGACAAGTGGCGCGGCCGGGTCTCGCCGCACAAGGCCGAGTCCGTCCGGGCCGCCGCGCGCGACCTGGGCTACCGCCCCAACCTCGCGGCGCGCAGCCTCCGGATGGGCCGCACCCGCACCGCGCTGCTCGTGGTGCCCGCCCTGACCACGGAGTACTTCGCCCGCGTCTACACCGGGGCGGCCCGCGTCGCCGCCGACCACGACTTCGGCGTCGTCCTCTACCCCTCCCCCGAGGGCATCGGCCCGGCGCGCGACCCCTTCGCCTCGGCGCGCTCCGCACTGGACGGCGTGATCGCCGCCGCCATGGCCACCGACGCGCTGGCCGCCCTGCGCGGCGAGGAACTGCCGCTGGTGATGCTCGACAGCGACCCGGACGACCCCGGCGCCACCGCGACCGTCAACCTCGACATCGCCGACGGCGTCCGGCGCCTGGCGGCCCATCTGCTCGGGCTCGGCCACCGCCGCATCACCCACCTCGCCGCCGCCGTCGACTCCTGGACCTTCCACGTGCGGTCCGCGACGCTCGCCGAGGCGCTGCGGGGCGTACCGGACGCGGAGGTGCGTACGGAACCCGCCGCGCTCAGTGTCGACGGCGGTCTGCGCGCCGCCCACGCCGCCCTGACCGGGCCGGGCCCGCGCCCGACCGCCCTGCTGTGCGACGACGACCTGGTGGCGGCCGGGGCGTGCAAGGCCGCGCGCCGGCTGGGCCTGCGGGTGCCCGAGGACCTCTCCGTCACCGGCCTCGACGACCTGGCCCTGTCCAGGGCCGTGGAACCGGAGCTGACCACCGTCCGGCTGCCCGCCGAGGAGGTGGGGGCCGCCGGCATGCACGCCCTGATGGCCGCGCTGGAGGGCCGTCCGCCCACGCCGGTCAGCCTGCCGGTGGAACTGGTCGTACGGGGGTCCACGGGGCCGGTGCCGTAG
- a CDS encoding MFS transporter has protein sequence MSAGYAQLLRTRHAARLLAGTLVGRLPNATGPLAVVLFTRAEGGGYVLAGVLSAVYGVSNAIGQPLLGRAVDMYGQPRVMLPAAVVSALGMGLPAVIGLEPLPLVYAAMVIAGFFTPPLEGGLRALWPSVLKREDRVHAAYALDAVAQEVLFAVGPLLVTTCVALWSERWALLVINAIGVLGALSVVVSPPSRRWRSAPREAHWLGALRSSGMLVLIASFFFVGLALGSIAVAAVAYADAHGGGMVSSYLLSALGVGALLGGVVYGARQWPGHPENRLRVLAALLALGYVPLALTPGVLGMTLLTGVAGVFLAPALACAFVVVDRHAPRGTVTEAFSWLVTTFGVGSAVGMTVVGPAVERGGPAAGFAVAGAGGVAALLVLVSTKRFLAPVRDAAVRAAAQVTAETDRNEAVQPGFRAGHQA, from the coding sequence ATGAGCGCTGGATACGCGCAGCTGCTCCGCACGCGACATGCGGCCCGGCTGCTGGCCGGGACGCTGGTCGGCAGGCTGCCGAACGCGACCGGGCCGCTGGCCGTGGTGCTCTTCACCCGCGCCGAGGGCGGCGGCTACGTCCTGGCGGGCGTGCTGTCCGCCGTGTACGGGGTGAGCAACGCGATCGGGCAGCCGCTGCTGGGCCGGGCGGTGGACATGTACGGACAGCCGCGCGTGATGCTGCCCGCGGCGGTGGTGTCCGCCCTGGGCATGGGGCTGCCGGCGGTCATCGGCCTGGAGCCGCTGCCCCTGGTGTACGCGGCCATGGTGATCGCCGGGTTCTTCACGCCGCCGCTGGAGGGCGGGCTGCGCGCGCTGTGGCCGTCGGTGCTCAAGCGTGAGGACCGGGTGCACGCCGCCTACGCGCTGGACGCGGTGGCGCAGGAAGTGCTGTTCGCGGTCGGACCGTTGCTGGTGACGACGTGCGTGGCCCTGTGGTCGGAGCGCTGGGCGCTGCTGGTCATCAACGCGATCGGGGTGCTCGGCGCGCTCTCCGTGGTGGTGTCCCCGCCCTCGCGCCGGTGGCGCAGCGCGCCGCGCGAGGCGCACTGGCTGGGTGCCCTGCGCTCCTCCGGGATGCTGGTGCTGATCGCCTCGTTCTTCTTCGTCGGGCTGGCGCTGGGGTCGATCGCGGTGGCGGCGGTGGCGTACGCCGACGCGCACGGCGGCGGGATGGTCTCCAGCTACCTGCTGTCCGCGCTCGGTGTCGGCGCCCTCCTGGGCGGCGTGGTCTACGGCGCCCGGCAGTGGCCCGGCCACCCGGAGAACCGGCTGCGGGTGCTGGCGGCCCTGCTGGCGCTCGGGTACGTGCCGCTGGCCCTGACGCCGGGCGTGCTCGGGATGACGCTGCTGACGGGCGTGGCCGGGGTCTTCCTGGCGCCCGCGCTGGCGTGCGCGTTCGTGGTGGTGGACCGGCACGCGCCGCGGGGGACGGTCACCGAGGCGTTCTCCTGGCTGGTGACGACGTTCGGGGTCGGTTCCGCGGTGGGGATGACGGTGGTCGGCCCGGCGGTGGAGCGGGGCGGCCCGGCCGCGGGGTTCGCCGTGGCGGGCGCGGGCGGGGTGGCCGCGCTGCTCGTACTCGTGTCGACAAAGCGCTTTCTTGCCCCCGTCCGTGACGCCGCTGTGCGCGCGGCCGCGCAGGTCACGGCGGAAACTGATCGAAACGAGGCCGTCCAACCCGGTTTCAGAGCAGGCCATCAGGCGTAA
- the pafA gene encoding Pup--protein ligase, producing the protein MDRRIFGLENEYGVTCTFRGQRRLSPDEVARYLFRRVVSWGRSSNVFLRNGARLYLDVGSHPEYATPECDNVTELVTHDKAGERILEGLLVDAERRLHEEGIAGDVYLFKNNTDSAGNSYGCHENYLVARHGEFSRLADILIPFLVTRQLLCGAGKVLQTPRGAVYCVSQRAEHIWEGVSSATTRSRPIINTRDEPHADAERYRRLHVIVGDSNMSETTMLLKVGATDLVLRMIEAGTVMRDLTLENPIRAIREVSHDITGQRKVRLASGREASALEVQQEYYEKAVDFCERRGIRTGMVERVLELWGRTLEAVREQDLDRIDTEIDWVMKYKLIERYRSKNNITMSHPRVAQIDLAYHDIHRRRGLYYLLERKGQAARICNDLKIFEGKSVPPQTTRARLRGDFIRRAQEQRRDFTVDWVHLKLNDQAQRTVLCKDPFRSVDDRVEKLIAGM; encoded by the coding sequence ATGGACCGCCGCATTTTCGGGCTGGAGAACGAGTACGGCGTCACGTGCACGTTCAGGGGACAGCGCCGACTGTCTCCTGACGAAGTGGCGCGGTACCTCTTCCGCCGTGTCGTGTCATGGGGCCGCAGCAGCAATGTCTTCCTGCGGAACGGCGCCCGCCTGTACCTGGACGTGGGTTCGCACCCGGAATACGCAACCCCCGAGTGCGACAACGTGACCGAGCTGGTCACCCACGACAAGGCCGGTGAGCGCATTCTCGAAGGTCTGCTGGTCGACGCCGAGCGTCGCCTGCACGAGGAAGGAATCGCGGGCGACGTCTATCTCTTCAAGAACAACACCGATTCCGCCGGAAACTCCTATGGTTGCCACGAAAACTATCTCGTGGCCCGGCACGGGGAGTTCTCCCGGCTCGCGGACATTCTCATCCCGTTCCTGGTCACGCGTCAGCTGCTGTGCGGCGCGGGCAAGGTCCTGCAGACCCCCCGCGGGGCCGTCTACTGCGTGAGCCAGCGCGCCGAGCACATCTGGGAGGGCGTCTCCTCGGCGACCACCCGCTCCCGTCCGATCATCAACACCCGCGACGAGCCGCACGCCGACGCCGAGCGCTACCGCCGGCTGCACGTCATCGTCGGCGACTCCAACATGTCGGAGACGACCATGCTGTTGAAGGTCGGCGCCACCGACCTCGTACTGCGCATGATCGAGGCCGGCACGGTCATGCGCGACCTGACCCTGGAGAACCCGATCCGCGCCATCCGGGAGGTCAGCCACGACATAACCGGTCAGCGCAAGGTGCGGCTGGCCAGCGGGCGGGAGGCCTCCGCGCTGGAGGTCCAGCAGGAGTACTACGAAAAGGCGGTGGACTTCTGCGAGCGGCGCGGTATCCGCACGGGCATGGTCGAGCGGGTTCTGGAATTGTGGGGCCGTACGCTCGAAGCCGTACGGGAACAGGACCTCGACCGGATCGACACCGAGATCGACTGGGTGATGAAGTACAAGCTCATCGAGCGCTACCGCTCGAAGAACAACATCACCATGTCGCACCCGCGGGTCGCGCAGATAGATCTCGCGTATCACGACATCCACCGCCGACGGGGTCTGTACTACCTCCTGGAGCGCAAAGGACAAGCCGCCCGCATCTGCAACGACTTGAAGATCTTCGAAGGCAAGTCGGTGCCGCCGCAGACCACCCGGGCCCGGCTGCGCGGCGACTTCATCCGCCGCGCCCAGGAACAGCGCCGTGATTTCACGGTCGACTGGGTGCATCTGAAGCTCAATGACCAGGCGCAGCGCACCGTGCTGTGCAAGGACCCGTTCCGGTCCGTGGACGACCGGGTGGAGAAGCTGATCGCCGGTATGTGA
- a CDS encoding FKBP-type peptidyl-prolyl cis-trans isomerase — protein sequence MNFTKNTRRAAAAALAVPVLLFTAACGSDDGKGSSAATVAKVEGKAGEQPKITVPKGAKASGERATKTLIEGKGATVNKGDFVRLDYAAQAMKTGQNLGSSWTQQPGTDTKAPRRQVIGEVSDQAQSMLPPKVLGAVAGQKVGSRVQVEGTAKELVGENLNPQLGIKPEDGLVWVVDIAAATKADKKAKAEGEQAKPEEGMPEVKAEGDKAATITIPKGEKAPTELKEQVLVKGKGPKVKAGDGLIAQYTGVKWEDGKKFDSSWDHGGATAFQIGNGSVVKGWDQALVGKNVGDRVEIVIPPKLAYEGNPQSGLDKNTLVFSVDIVGTV from the coding sequence ATGAACTTCACGAAGAACACCCGCCGCGCCGCCGCCGCGGCGCTGGCCGTGCCCGTCCTGCTGTTCACCGCCGCCTGTGGGTCCGATGACGGCAAGGGCTCGTCGGCCGCCACGGTCGCCAAGGTGGAGGGCAAGGCCGGGGAGCAGCCCAAGATCACCGTGCCGAAGGGCGCCAAGGCGTCCGGGGAACGGGCCACCAAGACGCTGATCGAGGGCAAGGGGGCGACCGTCAACAAGGGCGACTTCGTCCGGCTGGACTACGCCGCGCAGGCCATGAAGACCGGCCAGAACCTCGGCAGCTCCTGGACGCAGCAGCCCGGTACGGACACGAAGGCGCCGCGGCGGCAGGTGATCGGCGAGGTCAGCGACCAGGCCCAGTCGATGCTCCCCCCGAAGGTGCTGGGAGCCGTGGCGGGGCAGAAGGTCGGCAGCCGGGTCCAGGTCGAGGGCACCGCGAAGGAACTGGTCGGCGAGAACCTGAACCCGCAGCTCGGCATCAAGCCGGAGGACGGCCTGGTGTGGGTCGTGGACATCGCCGCCGCCACGAAGGCCGACAAGAAGGCCAAGGCCGAGGGCGAGCAGGCGAAGCCCGAGGAGGGCATGCCCGAGGTGAAGGCGGAGGGCGACAAGGCCGCCACGATCACCATCCCCAAGGGGGAGAAGGCGCCCACCGAGCTCAAGGAGCAGGTGCTGGTCAAGGGCAAGGGCCCGAAGGTCAAGGCCGGTGACGGGCTGATCGCGCAGTACACGGGTGTGAAGTGGGAGGACGGCAAGAAGTTCGACTCCTCCTGGGACCACGGCGGGGCCACCGCCTTCCAGATCGGCAACGGTTCCGTCGTCAAGGGCTGGGACCAGGCCCTGGTCGGCAAGAACGTCGGCGACCGGGTGGAGATCGTGATTCCGCCGAAGCTGGCCTACGAAGGGAACCCGCAGAGCGGGCTGGACAAGAACACCCTCGTGTTCAGCGTGGACATCGTCGGCACCGTCTGA
- a CDS encoding FKBP-type peptidyl-prolyl cis-trans isomerase — MNIDKPEIDFPEGPVPTDLEIVDLWEGDGPVAKAGDTVSVHYVGVSFSTGEEFDASWNRGKPLQFELGAGQVIAGWDQGVQGMKVGGRRRLTIPAHLAYGERGAGGGRIAPNETLIFVCDLVSV; from the coding sequence GTGAACATCGACAAGCCCGAGATCGACTTCCCCGAGGGCCCGGTCCCCACCGACCTGGAGATCGTGGACCTGTGGGAGGGGGACGGGCCGGTCGCCAAGGCGGGGGACACCGTCTCCGTCCACTACGTCGGCGTCTCCTTCAGCACCGGTGAGGAGTTCGACGCGAGCTGGAACCGCGGCAAGCCGCTGCAGTTCGAGCTGGGCGCCGGCCAGGTCATCGCGGGCTGGGACCAGGGCGTGCAGGGCATGAAGGTCGGCGGCCGCCGCCGGCTGACCATCCCGGCGCACCTGGCGTACGGCGAGCGCGGCGCCGGCGGCGGCCGCATCGCCCCGAACGAGACGCTGATCTTCGTCTGCGACCTGGTCTCCGTCTGA